Sequence from the Bacteroidales bacterium genome:
ATACAATACGCCGGCGTGGTTTCATAGGCTCAAAAGTTTAAAACTATTATAATGTATTAACGATAATCTCTGCCATTAAGGCTTTTTATAACAGACTTCTGCCATTTTTCCAGTTGAGTCCTCATAGATTCAACCTTAGAAGTGTTTTCATCCGATAGATCATTTTGCTCCATAGTGTCTTCCTCAAGGTTGTACAGTTCTGTTCTCACATTTCCTGAATCATCCTCTATCCGGTGAAACTTAAACGGCCAGTCAAGCCAGGCAGCATGACCACGAAAATCATCTTCGGGATAACGAGTGGTTATGTCAGCGGCATCTAAATGCAATCTGGATGAATCAACGGACTCACCGGCTTTTTGCTTTCTCCATAGCTCTCTCATTTTTTTACTTGAAGAAACCAGTCTTCCTCCCTCAGGGAATTGCCAGAAACCAACAGGCTGATCTCTTTCTTCCATTTCACCCTCAATTAAAGGAACAAGGCTTATTCCATCCAGAACAGGCTGCTCCTCCATTTCCAGATTAGTAATTTCAAGCAGAGTAGGATAAATATCTGAGGTCACCGCAGGCACATTTGTTTCCCTATGTTTTTGAATGCGGGCCGGCCATTCTATAATAGAGGGAACACGCAATCCTCCCTCATATATTTGCCCTTTGCTTCCGCGTCCTCC
This genomic interval carries:
- a CDS encoding sulfatase-like hydrolase/transferase, translated to ERDKALYPDLDEELQNFYGEITGIDRAVGKLREKLRAMNIEDNTVLWYLSDNGGLDMGWEKSTGGRGSKGQIYEGGLRVPSIIEWPARIQKHRETNVPAVTSDIYPTLLEITNLEMEEQPVLDGISLVPLIEGEMEERDQPVGFWQFPEGGRLVSSSKKMRELWRKQKAGESVDSSRLHLDAADITTRYPEDDFRGHAAWLDWPFKFHRIEDDSGNVRTELYNLEEDTMEQNDLSDENTSKVESMRTQLEKWQKSVIKSLNGRDYR